The Oryctolagus cuniculus chromosome 12, mOryCun1.1, whole genome shotgun sequence genomic interval AGGgacttttaataataataatacaaggggctttcaaaaaatttgtggaaaacgtgtattatgaaaaaactatgcatggatttcaaaactcttGCACTAACATAGACATgttttagcttcattttttttcccacaaacattttgaagtatggTTGTATTTACAGGATCTTTGCCCAAGAGCCTGGCAAGAACGTCCTTGTGGCATTCACAAGGTATACTTTAGTTAAGTGTTTTCAAATTTGGCTGTATATACTCCTGGGGGAACATAAGGCCCTTTAGATTTCCTGATTGTATTCTGGACTAAACAGTTTTAAATGaatgacacacatacacatttgttGCTGAAACTCATCTACTAAATACTAGTTCTTTCCATCTGCCCTACTGCAATTGCCCTTTTACAAAACAGGCATACTTCTCACCCATCCTCAACCTGAAACTGGCATTCTGTTTTATGGTGCAAAAACCTCGAGGCTTGAAAGAAAAGAGCACTTCTAATTTTTGGTGCCAGAACGAAAGAATGGCTTCTGTCTATTATTGGATTACATATATTTCTAGTGAGGGTGAACTGTGGAATGATAAATGAGGTATTTTGGCCCACACTGGAATGTTCTGAATTCCGAGAGAGAATTGCAGTTATGGGAAATGATCACAGTCTTCTATTAACATTTTCACCTTTTCCATTCCTGAGTGATTGTCAAAGAATACACTGCCCCTGAGGAAAGTagtttaagagttttttttttccttagttgtgagctgtgtgaccttgggcaaattgtTTGCTTTGGTTTTCACATCTGTCAAAGGGGGATGCCAATAGCCTTTATTTCCACTGGCTGTTTTGATTAAGTGAGTAAATACTTCTAAAGCACTTAGAAAATCATCATATAGGTCTTCATTAAAAGGAACGAGAAATCCCTCCAAATTCCTACAGAGGTAGGAAAGAGAACTTTGCTTATAAAAGATGGATTTGCATTGTCAAAATGGAGTTGCCACTTAATTATGTAATTAACTAATCAGCATGACtgataggagatggcccaagtccttgggcccctgcatccacaagggagacccggaagaaactcctggctcttggcttcggatcggcactgctccggccgttgcagccaactggggaatgagccagtggatggaagacctctctctctctctctctctctctgcctctccttctctctctgtgtaacactgactttcaaataaataaataaatcgttaaaaaaaaaaaagacaacatgaaATAAACTACAGTTGGAACATCTCTAGGTGTTATTAATTGCACTATCCAGGATTTAATTAGTATGTTcatatcaaattattttattgtcataATGTTCCATTAAAAGCTTACTGGCTCCAGTGCTAACCTGCTACTGTCTTCTAGATAGATTACAGCCTTTTTAATAACCTCAGATGAAAGGTGACAACAATAAACAAACACTTTCTGTATCCAGATTAACAGAAGATATAGCAGAATACTTTCTTGGTGCTAGGTATTATGTCAAATGTTTTGTATCAAACATTGAAGTAAGCACTTTAAGAGATTCATTAGTTTATGACTCTTACTAATGTAAAAGATAAAGTGCATACAACATAAGATTACATAATGGGTATCTATGGCCAAGTGGCAAATGAATGATATACTAGTGTTGTAAGAGATAAGAGAGGGCAGAGGCCACTGCTGTTTGTAAGGAAGTTTCATGAATGAAGGAAAAGGAAGTCATTACAATCATAACATTTTAGAAGGGCTCAATTTATTTCCCCTGCACTTTTGCAGGAAATTACTAGAGAAAGTACTTCAGCAAAACAAGGGAGTAAACTAAGAGGAAGatactaagccataaaaacaAGGCTCTAGTACAAGAGAGGTAAAGGGAATGAAGTGCCTGGATGACAGCTATTCAGCAGGACTTACAGCCACTAGTACagactagagaaaaaaaaaatagaagagggaggactGGAGGCTGGAGAAAGGTTCTAAGGGGAAATAGAACTTGCAGGTATTTGATGTATTTAGATGCTTCATTTGATGCTATGTAGGTAAATTAAGTACACCACCAacaaaaagacaaggaaaaacaAGGTATTAACTTGAGGGGGacagatataaaaaaatgaaataatattattaCTTGTCTTGGCAAAAATGATATTGATGGAGTCATGATGAAGTAAATATTAACTGCTGAGAACATCCTTATATGGCAGATGGGAAGGAGAAAGGGTAAGAGACTTCAATTCTCAACTATTCTAATTCAGAAAATTTATggtatcaaaaaaataaaaaaatagcagcATGCCCTGGAGCGCctacttattttgaaaagtaaagtgCATGATTTTGCAGTCCGTTCTGGAGATAACCAGGGACGTGTGGATCCCAGGGAAGTGGCTTTACAATGATCTAGACACTTCTGTATTCACCCCACTGTAAGGTAAACCACCGTGGCCCAGGATCTGTGTTCGAAACCCGGACACGGGACTCCCGCTCTGCGCTTCTGCTGGGTCAGGCGGAACCTCAATGCCAAGAGTTCGACGCCGCTACCCTTGCGGACagctctcaccctccctcctttaCAAGCGTCCTGCGCCCTCGGAACTGCCAGGAACTCGGGCGCGCAGCCTCGCGCTCAGCCTCGGCAGCGGTCCGGGGCGCAGGGACCGCCGCGGGCACTGTGATGCGCAGTGAGCGCCCCAGGGATCAGAGCCCTGGGAGCCATGGCCacgggcgccgccgccgccccgggtAAGCAGCCGAGGAGCAGGGCCCCCTGTCCCAGCCTCCGACGGCGCGAGAACACGGCGAGGGGCGAGGGCGGGAGGCGGCACCGGGACTGGAGACACCGAGGGCCGGATTCGGGGGCCCCCCGGGGGCCTGCGCCTGCTCCAGGCAACCTACGCGCCGCCTCTCTTCAGAGGCGGTTACTACTTCCGAGGTCACGAGCCCGGGACGCGTTTAGGGCGCACGGCCTGGCGCGCGTCCGCGGGCGCCGACCACCAACCAGCGCAAACCTCTGAGGAAATGACTGCCCTTGTTCGGCGGCCCGCGGCCCGCTACCGTTTCCTTCCGTCTTTGCTCAGCGCGGGGTTTACGGACGCATGGCGCGCTCGGCTGCGACCTGAGCGCGCAGGACTCTCCGGGCCTGGCCCGCCCCTCGGCCCCGCCACGCAGCGTCGGCTGCTGTCCAGCGCTACCCGCCGGAGCCGAGGCTGCAGCGGAGCCAGTAAAGCCGGGGCCGGGCTGCAAGTGCTCGCTTTCTAAGGcgtggggaggctgggggccgcTGCACCGCCcctgccaggggccagggagggcacTGCGCGCGACCAGGGAGGAAAGCCCCTGGCGTGTGCCagtagggggagggggaaaaCGCTGGGCCTAATTACGCACGAGAGCGAGTCCATTCCATCTCTAGGTGGGAGGGTAGGGGTCGTTGTCGGTCTCTTGCGGACGACACGGCGGAAGCCATCTCCATAGGTCTGGGGCCATGATTTGAGTTCGTGAAGTTTTAAGAGGCTCCATCGTTTCCAAACCCAAACCTGGTCAGAGAGACGGCCTCCCAGCCTAAAATTTGAACCTCTCCACCCCTCTCCGCCGGAGCTGTGGGCTCGTCCgggaggtggggcggggcgggggagaacTGGCGGGAAGCTTTTAAAGAGATTGTGGTGGTCCCCGGGGCTGGGCTCATTCTGCGCTCTGttgtcccctcccccatctcttccCGCTTCTGCTATCGCTTGCGCCGTCACGCTGCCATGCCCTGCTCTGAAGAGGCACCGGCCATCTCGCCCAGCAAGCGGGCCCGGGCTGCGGAGGAGGGTACCATGCGGCTGCGCTTTTCCCGCCTTTCGGAGCACGCTACGGCCCCGACCCGGGGGTCTGCGCGGGCCGCGGGCTACGACCTGTACAGGTGGGTGCCGGCCCGGGAAGAAAGCTGGGAAGGGCCGCACCATGTGTCCCCGCTCTCTCTACTACCGCCTCAGAGGTGGTGCAGAGCGCGCGAAGTCGAGTCAGCTTGCATTTAACTGGAAACATTCGCCGAAAAAGTGACCAAAATAAACCGACCGACATTTCTATGTTGCAAAACGTTAATTTTTGGCTTTAGCGGGGAATCCATAGGGATTTGGCTGCAGCGTGTAGCATGGTAAATAAGGACACGTATGATGTGTCTACCCGGGTGGGTTTTTATTTGGGCACTGGTTATGCCCTTATCCAGTGGAAGATGGAGATGAAAAGGGTCGGTGTTGGCCCTCAGAGCGTGGCCTGAGGCTGACACGGTGCGCATTAGAAAGGAAAGCCTAGGTGGGAGACTGGCTTCTCGTACGCTGAGAACCCCTCTCAGGAGGTGAATGAATGCTGCTGCTACCTGCCTGCAAGGCTTGCTTCTATATGCATCCACCTCAGTAAGGACCCGACTATGAGAAGCAGGGACACCAGGCACACCCTTTCATTCGTTCAGCCCCTTGGCCTGTACTAAAAGCTTTCCCTTATACTATTTTATATCCTCACGAGAATCTTGAATTAGATGAGTGTTCCTTTTTGCAGATAAAGGAGTATATGAAGATGTGAATTTATCTGCCCCAGGGCTCGAAtgtcatagaattttttttttaccctgaatttagtgggtttttgtttgtttttgactgtGCTTGGTTCATAGTTGAAAAgggatggtgggagggaggtggtgtTCTGTGATTAAATTCCAAGCATTTGGATTCATTTTTAGGGCATTCCAAGTAATCAGATGTGAGAATTTGTGCTCTGAGtacaggagaaggggagagaggagtgCATGATGGCAGTACCAGAGAGAGGAATGGAAAAGAGAAGTGGGATGGGTAGGCTGCCATAGCCCAAAGCGGTGTAGTGTAGTCTCTTAATTTTAATGGATAAAAGTAGAGTGATAATCGTTTGACTGGATCCTTCCCAAGTGTATATCTGGGCACTGTTGTGAGTCCTATGGGAGACtgatttaaaatacttta includes:
- the DUT gene encoding deoxyuridine 5'-triphosphate nucleotidohydrolase, mitochondrial isoform X1, whose amino-acid sequence is MTALVRRPAARYRFLPSLLSAGFTDAWRARLRPERAGLSGPGPPLGPATQRRLLSSATRRSRGCSGAKAPAISPSKRARAAEEGTMRLRFSRLSEHATAPTRGSARAAGYDLYSAYDYTVPPMEKAIVKTDIQIALPSGCYGRIAPRSGLAAKYFIDVGAGVIDEDYRGNVGVVLFNFGKEKFEVKKGDRIAQLICERIFYPEIEEVQVLDDTERGAGGFGSTGKN